A window of Macrococcus sp. 19Msa1099 genomic DNA:
AATTATCTCTGCCGGAACGATAATTTTTTTTATTACACAGCAAGTTTTAAGCATATTTGTTCTTAATCATATTAGAAAAACCAAGGTTGATATATCAGAATATTATACACATGATGACTATAAAGTTGAATTAAAAAAGGTGAAATTACAAAGCGTTAAAATCGGATTATACTGGGGTAGTACGATGTATCTGCTTATGGAAGTTTTATTCAAATTAATTTCTGGAGAAAAGTATGAATTCAGTTGGTTTAACCTGCTTATATGGGTTCTCGGTGGTGCTTTCTTTGGTACAATGATGTATTTTGTAGCTCGAACAAAAATAAAAAAAGTAACAGAAGATGAGGTGGAGTAATGTATACCATCAATGAAAAAGTAATGAAATATCATGTAGGCTATGTCAATGCTCGTGATGAATATCAAAAGTCAATTATTATCAAGATTTTAGCTAAAGCTGCAGTAATTAGTTTCTATTTATTACTTACATCTTGCTACATCAGTTTAATTAGTGATGTAATCTTTAAGCAACTATCAATTGCAACACCTTTATTATTCCTGTTATTCCTTTTTATCTTTTTATATACTTCCGTCTTAAGCAATAAATTGATGAAAACAATTCATAATCAATATGTGGAAGTATATGATGAGGCACATTATAAACTTTCTATCAATTCTTTGAAGTTAAAAAGCGTTCATATATTTCTATTGCTCGTTTTATCCAGTCTTATATACGAATTATATGTAGGCCACTTATTTTTCAATCAACCTATTATGCTTGATTTCTTCGACGTTCTAGGCGCTATGGCTCAAGCATCTATATTGACTGTAGCATTATATTTTTTAGGAAAACTAATGATAAACAAAAAATATTAAAGGAGTCTTTAAAATGATTCTTTTTCATTAATATCTATATACTTCACATCAGTAATTTCGCTGTTCATGTGAATTTCTCCAATATCATCGGCATAACGATAACAACGTAATTCCACTGTTTTATCTGTATCCGGATATGCTAGACCGGTCACGGTATATAAGTACAGCATGTTTTCTCTATCAAGTTGTAAGCTCAACTCTTCTCGCAACTCTCTTTCTAATGATGTACGGTCATCTTCCCCCGTTTCAATTTTTCCTCCCGGTAAATAGTAATGCTCATTCTCTCTAACTTTTACGAGTAATAACTTACCATCTTTCATATGTACTAAATTCGCGCATTTGTAATGTATCATCGTCATCCTCCTCTTTTCTATTATACATTAACACAAAAATAACCCGAGTATTCTTCATACTCGGGTTTCCTCCTCACCCTACAAACACGATTTCTGGTTGTGGGTGTGACAAAAAGTTTATATGGCTGATGTCGTATCCATATGCGCCGGCATTATGGAATATGACCCAGTCTCCTGTGTTTATTGTGTCTACTTCATACTTTTGTCCGAAAACGTCATTTGGTGTACATAGTTTTCCTACGTAATACGTAGAGGCGTTACTCAATGTCTTCTTACGTTTTTGCTGACTATCAGTTTGATATATACTATGTGCATGGTGATGGTTCCATGCTTTTGGAAATCTGAAATGATGTGTCCCACCATTTAGTAGTACAAAGTTTTCGTGATGCATCGTTTTTATGTCATATACATTTGCAGCATAATATCCAACTGGTCCGACGGTATAACGTCCGAGTTCAAATTTCATGCGTGGTAATTCATTTACCGCTTCACAAAGCTGTTCAAAATTAAACGTTTCAATTTCCTGATAATCTATTCCAATTCCGCCACCGACATTAATAATTACGTCGCCATCAATTGCAGAATGCTGATAGTTTAATGCCTGTTCAATAAACGCCACGTGTTTTTGTGCATCGAGATTGTTACTCATCGCATGAAAGTGAAGTCCTTCAAAGTGCAGATGTGGCGCATCCTGAATAATGTCCATTGCTTCAAATATTTCTTCTTCCGGCAATCCAAATTGCGTTGCGCCTGACATTTTTAATGTTGCATTTGTGTTCACTGCTGCTAAATTGATACGTAGACTTATATTAAGGTCATATTCATAATATGTTGTTAATGTGCTGAGTGTATCAAGTTCAATCAAACTTTCCACCTGAACAGATGAGACATTTCTTGTAATTGCAAATTCCAGATCTTCACTTGTTTTAACCGGTCCACCGTATATAATTGCTGCATCACTTGATATTTGTCTTACTTTTTCAATTTCACCGATGGATGCGACTTCAAAACCTTTTACATATGGTAACAGTGTATTGAGTATTCGATGATGACTGTTCGCTTTCACAGCATAATATACATCGTGATTGAGCATTGATGTAATGCTTTCGATACGTTCTTCTAATGCTTGTAAGTCGTAAATGTAGTAATCTTTATTCGTATTACTTAACACTTTGTATATATGTTCCATCTCTTTTCTCCTCCCATTTCATATAGATGCATAGTAACGTCACACACACTAATCCGATGAACATTGTTGTAAACATAACATTAATACCGAATGTAGTATATAGATACGTAAGCATCATCCCACCAAGTGGTATAAATCCTCGGTCCATCATCGTAACGGAGAGTACTGTTCCTTTATATTGTTCTTCAGTATATTGCTGCACTAAAACGCGGTGCGTCGTTCTGAATCCTTGCGATGCAAATCCCATAATAAAAATTGCAATCATAAATATATAGGTGTGCTGCACCAGCATCATCACAATGGACAGTGAAAAGAGTACCGACCACTGAATTAATGCGCATATCGTTGTCTGTTTATGCTGATTCATAAAGCACATCAGTACGGTAACAGAACCGAGTGCGAGTACCGCTGTGTACACCGCATACGTCAGCGCACCTTGATTTAATGTTTGTTTCACTATAATCGGCAGGACAATTGTGAAGGAAAAGCCGAAAAACATCGATATCATACTCGTAATCATAATATGCAGGATGACTTTATGTGTTTTAAAATATTGCACAATATTATGCTCCTTATATTGGACGTTTTGGTGTGGCAATGTTTTATTGAGTAATATAACGCACACACTGCTTAATACTGGTATGAGCAGCAATAGTTCATATGTCGTGTACGCGAGCAATATTCCACCGATGAACGGACCGATAATTCGCGTTATATTAATGAGTAATGCATTCATGCTGATAATTTGTTTTAATTTGTCTGCTGCTGTAAAGTTCGGCAATACTTTATTTCTCTGTATATTATCAATTGACTGAACGTAAGCACGTACAGCAATAACCGCATAAATCATATAAAGCTGTCGTTCATAAAAACTAAAACAAAGTATCACCGTCAGCAAAATGTTACAAGCATGAACAGTATACATCAGCTTAATGGCCTGCATACAGTCCACTACTTTTCCGGTAATAAACGCGAAGATTAATTGTGGTAATAAGCGCATCATATTCAGCAATGCGAGCGCCATCGGATCATGTGTTATTTGTAGTATCGCCCAGTTAAGTACAATAATATCAATCCAGTCACTCGTCCGCTGTATGAGCTGTCCTAGGAAAAAACGCTGCAGCGGCTGATTATTTCTTAATAAACTGCGCATGTAGCGGGTTTTCCTTATAGATGTATAAATCATTTTTGTCGGACGATAAACGCATCGTCATCAATGCTTTTTGTTTGAGATGCGCTGACGTAAAGCTTTCAAAGTCCTGCTGAATATCATTACCACTCAGCATTTCAAATGTATGCATAAGCAATTCTGCTGCAATGCGCCATAGTTCATCGGGGTGCAGTTCATAATCTTGTGAGATGTGATCGATAACGGTCGTTAAATGATTCGCTATCAACGTATTGACGACCTTTTCGTGCATTCCTTCTGTTGTCGTGCATGTTAGTCCTTCATTTAACTGTAATTTACCTGCTGTTCTTGATATATCAATTCGTAATCCACCGAAGTCTCTATAATATAGATGGACCGGATTACCATTTAAAAATGCGATTGAAATATTCTGCATATGTGCCTCAAGACCAATTCCATACGTCGCCATTAAAGGGATCGCCGTATGGAGCAGCAATTTCGTATAACGATAAAACCATGCTGAAGCACTTTGATTGGACTGATAGATTAAGCGCTTATAAATTTTATCGTCTGTCTCATCACGCTCAAACAGACAAGTCGCAGCGAATACATCATCATACTGTTTGAATTCCTGAGTACTGTTCTCTCTTAATATGAAGGATAAATTACGTTGTTTCGCTTCACTTTCATGTTCATATGTCATACCACCATATTCCATTATCGGCGTACTCAACTGCGCAAGTGCATCATCACTCTCATATATCCACTTAAAATAGTCGCTAATCGCTTTACTGTTGATGACACTATTGTTACTGATGGAACGAATCGTTGATGTCATCTGTGAATGAACAGGTAACTTCACAATCGGATAACGTGCATCAATTGGGCATACCGTCCTGAATGATGATGTACTTTTCACGCGTCCACCTTCGTAATCAAGCATAATAATATCTTGTGCTGCAATCTCTTCTTTGTACACTTCCGGCAATATATGCTCATATTGATACGGATGTACAGGGATCAAATGATATGCATCGTCGATAGCATTCTGATACCCACTGAATGCAATCAACTGCTCTATTTGATCATCTTCTAAATTATTGAACAGTATGTCCTTTTTAACGAGTATCCAGTTCAATTCAAATGTATGATTATACTCAGGCGCATAACGCATGACCGCTTCATATGACATGCCGAGTTTCGTCTTTGCACAAGGATGAATATTGTGACCTGTAACGACCCATTGTTCTCCTTTTAAAAGAGGATGATCCGCCTTTTCTATATGTGCGCAATGAATGAAACTTAATGACTGGTTAATGAGATGATTTTCAATCTCTGCTATAAATGAGGTATAGTCATAAGCTGTTGATTGCGCAGCACACCATTTCAGAAATTCAAGCGGATCAGTAATTGTTTCGTCATTAACAGTTACACTTCCTGTCACTTTATCATAATAAAAGAAAGCATCACTGGTCATAAATGCAGCTTTGTCCTCATGATTTGAAACGAGTGTAAACGGGTGAATTTGTTCTTCTATAATTGCACGGATAATCTTATCCATCGTTAAATGTTTTGCACGCTGTATATCATGTATAATTTTAGAACCTATTTCATTGCTATGAGATTGTACTATGCTTTCCCACATCGAAAGTCCTCCTTCATTAAAGGATTCTTTATTTCTGAATATTTATAATCATAACTATCTCCGTACAGACGCATTTTAAGTAGTGATTTCACTTTAAGTTTTCTTTGTTTCAGAACATTCACAGGTGGCTTATAAGTGTCGTTAATCGTGGCAATCTCCTGATAGATAGTGTCATAGAGTTTTTGTTCATTTGCGAAAGTTGATAAAGGTTTTATGAGCTGGAACAGATGATTGTATAGTACTGCATGTGTGAATACTGAAAGTAAATCTTCAAAATCATTAGTAAATAATCCTGTACGCTTATCAATATGAACCGAATCATCGGATATTCTAATACCTCCAAAGTCACGAATATATATCGCTTTCGGCACACCGTATTCTAAAACGATAGAACTATTCTGCATATGCGCTTCCAGACTGATCTGATGTTCGAGCATGAGTCGATAAGTTGCTTTAAGTAGTATGTGCGTGTACTTTTCGAAGAATATCATTGCTGCCGCTTCACGTGAAATACGCTGATGATGCCTTATAATATCAATCGCCTCAATCACAATTGCCTGATCAGTAATAAAGCTCTTTGAAATTAAGCTTGCACAAACAACCGCATACTGATGATTTTCATAAGAAATGGTTTCTCTCATCATATAACTTAATTTATTTTCGTGTGGTGATTGCTCCAAATAAGTACCGCCCAGATCCTGCTGTATAAAACATCCATCATATTGCTCGTACAATTTGCTGACATATTTCCCAAGTAATACACCGTTATGAATTGATGCTGGGGATACGTTACGCACTGCGCTTGTCGCCTGTGCATTTACAGCAGCTTTAATGACACACTTGAACATTGGTACGTATAACGTTCGAAATGATAACAACGGATAGCCCGTTACTGATAAACTTTCAATCGGGATACATGTTTTGCTATTTAATAACGAGGTATGTTCGTTGAAGTAATGGTTAAGCTGCCATTCATGAATGAATATAATCTCTGGGTGCTTTATATTATATTGTGCTGCTATTTCGTAAATCTGTTCCATATAGCTAACTGGGAGTTGTACAGTTCCGAAGTGTCCTGCTAATGACTTATCGATAATCAGAGGTATAATTTTTACGCAATTTCTGAATTCTGGTGCATAACGGAGTACTGATTCATAAGTTAATCCAAGTTTTGTTTTCGTCATAGGATGAAAAGGATGTCCTAACGTAACACATTGTTCGAATATCGTTGCTTTCACATTAAAATGATGCGCAAATTCGAATATATTTTTAAATTGTCCACCAAATTGCTGTCTGTCTTCTTCGTATTGAATCAAACTTAACGTCAAATTATGTATTGAATCTGTAATTTCTTTTTCAATCTCTCCAAAGTCTTCTGTTTCAATGCGTTCAACAATACTGCATGCTTGAATTCGACCATTGATCTCTCGCTCAGCTTCCGAGTAATATTTCTTTAATGTCTGTTCATCCAAATGTTTAAAGTAATGCAATGCTTTATTTTTTAATGTTTCCGGAATTAAATGCATAAATAAACTCCTTTTTTTGTAAATGAAAAATAAAAGAATCCAGCACAAGACAAGAAAATCATAAAATCATTTTCTTGTCATTGTGCCGGATTCCAATCTATCAATTAACGTTGCTTAAATCGTTTACTAAACAACAAATATATAAAGAATGGTGCACCGATAAGAGCAGTGAATACACCTGCTGGAATTTCAACTGGTAAAAATATTGTTCTACCTATCAAGTCACTTAACAGTAAAATCACACCACCGATGACACCACTCGTAAATACAAACTGCGTAAATGAATGATGCTTTATTTTTTTCGCGATGTGTGGTGCGATTAAACCAACAAACTGAATACCACCTACGAAGCTTACACTTATTGCCGTAAGGATACTGACACAAACAAGCGTTAATATTGTCATGCTTTGATAACTTAATCCTAATCCATGTGACATGCTGTAACCTAACTGATGAATATCCAGATGCCTCGTATAATATGCCATCACAATCATAACGATGATGATGATCAGCGTTATGACAATAACTTGATAATATTCAGCAAGATGTACGGAACCTGTAATCCATATTTGAGCCTGCGCACTTCTTTTATTAGAAGACATAATGAGAAACATTATTATCCCCTGAAAGAAGATATTCATGCAGATACCAAGCAGTATAAGACGTTCCTTTAAGAACGTGCACTTTAATGCGAAGTGATATAACACGAATGTGACGAGAATTGCACCGACAATAGATGCGATACTTTGAAACGCTATCGGAAATAGTAATTGTTCTGTCGCAGTTGTCAGTATAATCAAGAAGAATAAACTACCGACGACCGCTCCTTGTGAAATCCCGATAACGTCAGGTGAAGCCAGTTCATTTTTAGTAATTCGCTGCAGCAAACATCCGGCTACACCAAGCGCCGCACCTGCTATTATAGCAAGCAGTACTCTCGGTAAACGCAGCGAGCGAATAATTAAATTCGTATACGTATCACTCTGACCCGCAAAACTTTTTACAATTTCAACCGGATGAATGAAACCATCACCAAACATTAGTCCTATCATCATTACAAGCAGCAGCAATATAATATTCACGATATATTTCATGACATCTGCTCCTTACGCTTAAGAATCAAATAGAAGAATATCGGTGAACCTATCATCGCTGTTGCAATTCCAACCGGTATCTCCTGAGGAAATAACAGATAACGGCTCAGTATATCACTTGTAACGAGTAGTACTGCACCGATCAGTCCTGCAGCTGGTAACAGCACAATATGATTATGACTTGAAACCATCATTTTCGTAATGTGGGGTGTAATCAGACCAATAAATGCAATCGGACCTGCAATTGCAACAGATGCACCACTGAGTAAAGCAACACTCAGCATAGTAATAAACTTAATACGCAGTATATTCCCACCGACCGACTTTAATGCCGTATCGTCCAGATAATAAACATTCAAATTTTTAATGTTATAAATCGTGAGCGTTATTCCAATAACAATAAAAGGCCATAAATGTGTGAGTATCGATAATTTCTTATTGCTAACTGCACCACTTAACCAGTAGATTACTTGTTCAATCGCTGATTCATTGTAAATGAGTAACCCTTGTGTTACTGCCATACAAAAAGCACTAATACTTGCACCAAACAACGTTAGTTCCATTATTGATAATGGTCTTACCGGTAATGTCGTTGCTCCGACAATCATCGCAGCAACAACACATGCACCGATAAATGCGATAACACTTAATTGAAATGTTCCATTAATATTAAATATGACGATTGCAGTAACAACGAATAAACTCGCACCACTATTAACACCCATAATCCCCGGACTCGCAAACGGATTACGCGTCACGGTCTGAATGAGTACACCACTTATCCCGAGCATCAACCCGATCAGTGCTGCAAGAAGTGTTCTTGGCAATCTTAAGTTCATTAGAATATTGTGATCGTCGATGTGCTGGTTTTGAAATAATGCATGAAACACATCTGACACAGTAAAAACTTTATAACCAAACATTAAACTGCATATCATACTGACAATTAACAGCAATGAAAGTAAAACTAACTTTATGCCATTACTTTGCACTTAAAATTTTGTCCTTTAAATCATCAAGCATCATATGTGCTGATAATACACCACCTGAAGTGTTCCAGATTGAGTCGTCAACTTTCATTGCATGGTTTTGTTTTGAAGCCTTTAATGCTTTGAATGCAGGATCATTAACCCATTCTTTCTCTACAGCTGTAACATCTTCTTTCGGTGTATTGAATGTGAAGTAGAATAAGTAATCGCCATCCATTGCGCTAATACGCTCTTTCGTTAAACCTTTTTCTGCAAAATCATCTTTATCCTGACCTTTAGGACGCTTTAAACCTACTTCATCTAAAATAACACCAGAGAATGTATCTTTATGGTAAATTCTTACGTCACCCGGCATGAAACGAACCATTGAGATTTCTGAATTAATCTTGTCTCCTAAAGCTTCGCGTGTTTTATCAACATGTTTCGTGTAATCAGCTAATACTTCTTTCCCTTTATCTTCTTTGTTTACAGCTTTCGCGTATAATTTGAAGTTCTCTTTCCAGTCACCACGTAACTCTTCAGAGAATACAGTTGGTGCAATCGCTGATAACTTTTTATATTGTGCTTCTTGTCTGAATTTGTTTCCGATAATTAAGTCTGGTTTTAGCTTAACAATACGCTCAATATTGATTTCACTTTCATTACCGACTGGTTCGATACCTTTATATTTATCCTTTAAGTGATCATACCATGGATCTCCAGCGTAAGAATTTGCTGCTCCGACAGGTTTTACACCTAATGCAATAAGCGCTTCAGTACCTTCGTTCGTTAACACGACAACACGCTTCGGATCTTTTGGTACTTCAGTTGTACCCATAGCATGTTTAACAGAAACTGTATCCTTTGAACCGTCTTTCTTCTCTTCCTTTGATGCAGATGGATTACCACATGCAGCAAGTAATGTGATAAATGCGATGAATAATATGTATAACTTTTTCATTCCTTAACCTCCTGTAATTGAGAATTATTATCATTGATAATTCTTCTCAATTGTAAAGATGATAAATAAAATTGTCAACGAAAATTGTACATTTTTTAAGTACATGTTCAAATGATTAGGCTGTTGTCTGAGGAAGTAGCTTTGAGCGAGGAAGATGTTGATTGACTTGGCTCATGTTTTTATTTTATGAGCCAACTTGATTAACATTACTCTGGTCTCAGGGATACCTTGGCTCATGTTTTTATTTTATGAGCCAACTTGAGCAGCTCTACTCTGGTCTTAGGGGCATCTTGGCTCATGTTTATTTTTTACGAGCCAACTTGAACCACTATCCATAAACAAAAAAACCGACCATCATTTTGTAGTGAACCCAAAAAGTTGAACTTTTTATTAAGCTACTTTCATTAAAGCAAGATTTCTGTATTCTACAGGAGTCTTGCTTTTTAATTTTCTCTTCTTTCTGACTAAATTATAATACTCCATATAGTCAATAATCTCCTCTTCTAGTTCATCATAAGAATCAAATGTTTCTCCATAAAACATTTCTTGTTTTAAAATACCAAAGAAATTCTCCATCGGAGAATTATCAAGACAATTACCTTTTCTAGACATGCTTTGAATAATTCTATTCTTTTTCAAAGATTGTACCCAAGATTTATGCTGATATTGCCACCCTTGATCGGAATGGATTGTAGTTCTAT
This region includes:
- a CDS encoding DUF3278 domain-containing protein, producing MKKLDCDYLSAFTGLDMTNDEYQRQQGYIILTNCFNYIFLLIPILLLGSLAWDLYHQIISAGTIIFFITQQVLSIFVLNHIRKTKVDISEYYTHDDYKVELKKVKLQSVKIGLYWGSTMYLLMEVLFKLISGEKYEFSWFNLLIWVLGGAFFGTMMYFVARTKIKKVTEDEVE
- a CDS encoding NUDIX domain-containing protein, which encodes MIHYKCANLVHMKDGKLLLVKVRENEHYYLPGGKIETGEDDRTSLERELREELSLQLDRENMLYLYTVTGLAYPDTDKTVELRCYRYADDIGEIHMNSEITDVKYIDINEKESF
- a CDS encoding alanine racemase, translated to MEHIYKVLSNTNKDYYIYDLQALEERIESITSMLNHDVYYAVKANSHHRILNTLLPYVKGFEVASIGEIEKVRQISSDAAIIYGGPVKTSEDLEFAITRNVSSVQVESLIELDTLSTLTTYYEYDLNISLRINLAAVNTNATLKMSGATQFGLPEEEIFEAMDIIQDAPHLHFEGLHFHAMSNNLDAQKHVAFIEQALNYQHSAIDGDVIINVGGGIGIDYQEIETFNFEQLCEAVNELPRMKFELGRYTVGPVGYYAANVYDIKTMHHENFVLLNGGTHHFRFPKAWNHHHAHSIYQTDSQQKRKKTLSNASTYYVGKLCTPNDVFGQKYEVDTINTGDWVIFHNAGAYGYDISHINFLSHPQPEIVFVG
- a CDS encoding MFS transporter, with amino-acid sequence MRSLLRNNQPLQRFFLGQLIQRTSDWIDIIVLNWAILQITHDPMALALLNMMRLLPQLIFAFITGKVVDCMQAIKLMYTVHACNILLTVILCFSFYERQLYMIYAVIAVRAYVQSIDNIQRNKVLPNFTAADKLKQIISMNALLINITRIIGPFIGGILLAYTTYELLLLIPVLSSVCVILLNKTLPHQNVQYKEHNIVQYFKTHKVILHIMITSMISMFFGFSFTIVLPIIVKQTLNQGALTYAVYTAVLALGSVTVLMCFMNQHKQTTICALIQWSVLFSLSIVMMLVQHTYIFMIAIFIMGFASQGFRTTHRVLVQQYTEEQYKGTVLSVTMMDRGFIPLGGMMLTYLYTTFGINVMFTTMFIGLVCVTLLCIYMKWEEKRDGTYIQSVK
- a CDS encoding IucA/IucC family protein, producing the protein MWESIVQSHSNEIGSKIIHDIQRAKHLTMDKIIRAIIEEQIHPFTLVSNHEDKAAFMTSDAFFYYDKVTGSVTVNDETITDPLEFLKWCAAQSTAYDYTSFIAEIENHLINQSLSFIHCAHIEKADHPLLKGEQWVVTGHNIHPCAKTKLGMSYEAVMRYAPEYNHTFELNWILVKKDILFNNLEDDQIEQLIAFSGYQNAIDDAYHLIPVHPYQYEHILPEVYKEEIAAQDIIMLDYEGGRVKSTSSFRTVCPIDARYPIVKLPVHSQMTSTIRSISNNSVINSKAISDYFKWIYESDDALAQLSTPIMEYGGMTYEHESEAKQRNLSFILRENSTQEFKQYDDVFAATCLFERDETDDKIYKRLIYQSNQSASAWFYRYTKLLLHTAIPLMATYGIGLEAHMQNISIAFLNGNPVHLYYRDFGGLRIDISRTAGKLQLNEGLTCTTTEGMHEKVVNTLIANHLTTVIDHISQDYELHPDELWRIAAELLMHTFEMLSGNDIQQDFESFTSAHLKQKALMTMRLSSDKNDLYIYKENPLHAQFIKK
- a CDS encoding IucA/IucC family protein, producing the protein MHLIPETLKNKALHYFKHLDEQTLKKYYSEAEREINGRIQACSIVERIETEDFGEIEKEITDSIHNLTLSLIQYEEDRQQFGGQFKNIFEFAHHFNVKATIFEQCVTLGHPFHPMTKTKLGLTYESVLRYAPEFRNCVKIIPLIIDKSLAGHFGTVQLPVSYMEQIYEIAAQYNIKHPEIIFIHEWQLNHYFNEHTSLLNSKTCIPIESLSVTGYPLLSFRTLYVPMFKCVIKAAVNAQATSAVRNVSPASIHNGVLLGKYVSKLYEQYDGCFIQQDLGGTYLEQSPHENKLSYMMRETISYENHQYAVVCASLISKSFITDQAIVIEAIDIIRHHQRISREAAAMIFFEKYTHILLKATYRLMLEHQISLEAHMQNSSIVLEYGVPKAIYIRDFGGIRISDDSVHIDKRTGLFTNDFEDLLSVFTHAVLYNHLFQLIKPLSTFANEQKLYDTIYQEIATINDTYKPPVNVLKQRKLKVKSLLKMRLYGDSYDYKYSEIKNPLMKEDFRCGKA
- a CDS encoding iron ABC transporter permease, translated to MKYIVNIILLLLVMMIGLMFGDGFIHPVEIVKSFAGQSDTYTNLIIRSLRLPRVLLAIIAGAALGVAGCLLQRITKNELASPDVIGISQGAVVGSLFFLIILTTATEQLLFPIAFQSIASIVGAILVTFVLYHFALKCTFLKERLILLGICMNIFFQGIIMFLIMSSNKRSAQAQIWITGSVHLAEYYQVIVITLIIIIVMIVMAYYTRHLDIHQLGYSMSHGLGLSYQSMTILTLVCVSILTAISVSFVGGIQFVGLIAPHIAKKIKHHSFTQFVFTSGVIGGVILLLSDLIGRTIFLPVEIPAGVFTALIGAPFFIYLLFSKRFKQR
- a CDS encoding iron ABC transporter permease translates to MQSNGIKLVLLSLLLIVSMICSLMFGYKVFTVSDVFHALFQNQHIDDHNILMNLRLPRTLLAALIGLMLGISGVLIQTVTRNPFASPGIMGVNSGASLFVVTAIVIFNINGTFQLSVIAFIGACVVAAMIVGATTLPVRPLSIMELTLFGASISAFCMAVTQGLLIYNESAIEQVIYWLSGAVSNKKLSILTHLWPFIVIGITLTIYNIKNLNVYYLDDTALKSVGGNILRIKFITMLSVALLSGASVAIAGPIAFIGLITPHITKMMVSSHNHIVLLPAAGLIGAVLLVTSDILSRYLLFPQEIPVGIATAMIGSPIFFYLILKRKEQMS
- a CDS encoding iron-siderophore ABC transporter substrate-binding protein — its product is MKKLYILFIAFITLLAACGNPSASKEEKKDGSKDTVSVKHAMGTTEVPKDPKRVVVLTNEGTEALIALGVKPVGAANSYAGDPWYDHLKDKYKGIEPVGNESEINIERIVKLKPDLIIGNKFRQEAQYKKLSAIAPTVFSEELRGDWKENFKLYAKAVNKEDKGKEVLADYTKHVDKTREALGDKINSEISMVRFMPGDVRIYHKDTFSGVILDEVGLKRPKGQDKDDFAEKGLTKERISAMDGDYLFYFTFNTPKEDVTAVEKEWVNDPAFKALKASKQNHAMKVDDSIWNTSGGVLSAHMMLDDLKDKILSAK